One part of the Pecten maximus chromosome 9, xPecMax1.1, whole genome shotgun sequence genome encodes these proteins:
- the LOC117334257 gene encoding uncharacterized protein LOC117334257: MSVTLSKIDVQMMYPFQTYTAQTMFHTLYRRCIIHCRRCILHCTDDVSYTVQTMYHTLYRRCIIHCTHNVSYTVQTTYPFQTYTVQTTHPFQTYTVQTTHPFQTHTVQTMYHTLYRRCILHCTDDVSYTVQTMYHTLYRRCIIHCTDDASYTVDDVSYTVHTMYHTLYRRCIIHCTDDVSYTVQTMYHTLYRQCIIHCTDNVSYTVQTTYPFQTYTVQTTHPFQTYTVQTTHPFQTHTVQTMYHTLYRRRIHFKRTLYRRRIIHCTDDVSISNAHCTDDASISNVHCTDTSISNVHCTDNVHLIAHKLFYISQ, encoded by the exons ATGAGTGTTACCCTTTCGAAAATTGATGTACAGATGATGTATCCATTTCAAACATACACTGCACAGACAATGTTTCATACACTGTACAGACGATGCATCATACACTGTAGACGATGTATCTTACACTGTACAGACGATgtatcatacactgtacagacgatgtatcatacactgtacagacgatgtatcatacactgtacacacaatgtatcatacactgtacagaCAACATATCCATTTCAAACGTACACTGTACAGACGACGCATCCATTTCAAACATACACTGTACAGACAACGCATCCATTTCAAACGCACACTGTACAGACAATgtatcatacactgtacagaCGATGTATCTTACACTGTACAGACGATgtatcatacactgtacagacgatgtatcatacactgtacagacgatgtatcatacactgtacagaCGATGCATCATACACTGTAGACGATGTatcttacactgtacatacgatgtatcatacactgtacagacgatgtatcatacactgtacagacgatgtatcatacactgtacagacgatgtatcatacactgtacagacaatgtatcatacactgtacagaCAATGTATCGTACACTGTACAGACAACGTATCCATTTCAAACGTACACTGTACAGACGACGCATCCATTTCAAACGTACACTGTACAGACAACGCATCCATTTCAAACGCACACTGTACAGACAATgtatcatacactgtacagaCGACGCATCCATTTCAAACGTACACTGTACAGACGACgtatcatacactgtacagaCGACGTATCCATTTCAAACGCACACTGTACAGACGACGCATCCATTTCAAACGTACACTGTACAGACACATCCATTTCAAACGTACACTGTACAGACAA TGTACACTTAATTGCACATAAACTGTTTTACATATCTCAATGA
- the LOC117334256 gene encoding cyclin-dependent kinase 7-like, translated as MEEKQVRYEKIEFLGEGQFATVYKAKDYKTGNIVAVKKIKVGTRAEVADGINRTALREIKLLQELSHTHIIGLLDVFGHRSNVSLVFDFMETDLEIVIKDNEIVLTPGHIKSYILQTLKGLEYLHSHWILHRDLKPNNLLINQQGILKLGDFGLAKFYGSPTRIYTHQVVTRWYRCPELLFGARQYGTGVDMWAVGCILAELLRRVPFLPGDTDLDQLSRIFQTLGTPNDEVWPNMVDLPDYVQFKDFPGTPLREIFIAASNDLLELLSKLLNMDPLKRCTATQALQMDYFIMKPHPTPGHLLPMPGSNKIKDQNQLDNRFSLKRKLQGDTGGLVKRLVF; from the exons ATGGAAGAAAAGCAAGTTCGCTATGAAAAAATAGAGTTCTTAGGGGAAGGACAG TTTGCTACAGTTTACAAGGCTAAAGATTATAAAACAGGCAATATTGTTGCTGTGAAAAAG ATCAAGGTAGGGACGCGGGCTGAAGTAGCAGATGGAATCAACAGAACGGCCCTCCGAGAAATCAAACTGCTCCAGGAGCTCAGCCATACACACATCATAGGA ctTCTTGATGTCTTTGGGCATCGGTCAAATGTCAGTCTTGTTTTTGATTTTATGGAGACAGATTTAGAG ATTGTTATAAAAGATAATGAGATTGTTCTAACCCCAGGACATATAAAGTCATACATATTGCAGACTTTGAAAGGTTTGGAGTACCTACATTCTCACTGGATATTACACAGA GATCTGAAGCCAAACAATTTACTTATCAATCAGCAAGGTATACTTAAGCTTGGTGATTTTGGTCTGGCAAAGTTTTATGGATCTCCTACAAGGATTTATACACATCAAGTGGTAACAAG ATGGTACCGGTGTCCAGAGTTGTTGTTTGGTGCCCGTCAGTATGGTACAGGAGTAGATATGTGGGCTGTTGGATGTATCCTTGCTGAACTCTTACGGCGG GTACCTTTCCTGCCAGGAGATACAGATTTGGATCAGCTGAGCAGGATATTCCAGACACTGGGCACACCCAATGACGAAGTCTGGCCT AACATGGTTGATCTACCAGACTATGTGCAATTCAAGGACTTCCCTGGCACGCCGCTACGTGAGATTTTTATCGCAGCATCAAATGATTTGTTGGAGCTCTTGTCAAAACTTCTCAATATGGACCCACTAAAGAGATGCACAGCCACACAG GCATTGCAGATGGACTATTTTATAATGAAGCCACACCCTACTCCAGGACATCTACTTCCTATGCCTGGTAGTAACAAAATCAAAGACCAGAACCAACTTGATAATAGATTTAGCCTCAAACGCAAACTTCAAGGTGATACAG gtgGTTTAGTGAAGAGGTTGGTGTTTTAA